A part of Streptomyces sp. DSM 40750 genomic DNA contains:
- a CDS encoding FecCD family ABC transporter permease encodes MAAAPESPVAPETSAVPRPRASVRPAGHAVVRAGRGSSFLLHRRALVVAVVLGVLLAAAVVVSLCVGESFVSPAEVVRVLVGLPSPDELVVGTLRLPRLVTGLLVGVAFGLSGALIQTMARNPLASPDVIGVTHGAGAATVAAMTFGLTSYAVLPYVSVVGGLLAALLVYVLAWRGGLSASRFVLVGIGISVALGSLTRLLVTKGDYLVAQQAKTWLTGSLNGRGYDQAAPLATVLLLLVPFLLWAARAQRSAAFDDDTATALGLRLGRVRIGLSVLGVVLSSVATGAAGPVDFVALLAPQIARRLTRTPHTPLVCSALTGALIVVVADVLARKLLSPLELPVGVFTALVGAPYLMWLIIRTRGNRSGGTA; translated from the coding sequence ATCGCCGCCGCCCCGGAGTCTCCTGTCGCCCCCGAAACCTCCGCCGTTCCCCGGCCCCGCGCCTCCGTCCGGCCCGCCGGGCACGCCGTCGTGCGGGCCGGGCGTGGGAGCAGTTTCCTGTTGCACCGTCGGGCCCTCGTGGTGGCGGTCGTGCTCGGCGTACTGCTCGCGGCCGCCGTGGTCGTGTCGCTGTGCGTCGGGGAGTCCTTCGTCTCCCCTGCCGAGGTCGTGCGTGTGCTGGTCGGACTGCCCAGCCCCGATGAACTGGTCGTGGGCACACTGCGGTTGCCGCGGCTGGTGACCGGGCTGCTGGTGGGCGTCGCGTTCGGGCTGTCCGGGGCACTGATCCAGACGATGGCCCGCAATCCGCTCGCCAGCCCCGACGTCATCGGGGTGACGCACGGCGCGGGCGCGGCGACGGTCGCCGCGATGACCTTCGGGCTCACCTCCTACGCCGTGTTGCCGTACGTGTCCGTCGTGGGCGGACTGCTGGCCGCGCTGCTCGTCTATGTGCTCGCCTGGCGGGGTGGGCTCAGCGCCTCCCGGTTCGTGCTCGTCGGCATCGGCATCTCGGTGGCGCTCGGCTCCCTGACCCGGCTGCTGGTGACCAAGGGCGACTATCTCGTCGCCCAGCAGGCCAAGACCTGGCTCACCGGGTCGCTCAACGGCCGCGGCTACGACCAGGCCGCACCGCTCGCGACGGTCCTGCTGCTGCTCGTACCGTTCCTGCTGTGGGCGGCCCGCGCGCAGCGGAGCGCGGCGTTCGACGACGACACGGCCACCGCGCTCGGCCTCCGGCTCGGCCGGGTGCGGATCGGGTTGAGCGTCCTGGGTGTCGTCCTCTCGTCCGTCGCGACCGGCGCCGCCGGTCCCGTCGACTTCGTGGCGCTGCTCGCCCCGCAGATCGCCCGGCGGCTGACCCGCACCCCGCACACTCCGCTGGTGTGCTCCGCGTTGACGGGCGCGCTGATCGTGGTCGTCGCGGATGTGCTGGCCCGCAAGCTCCTCTCGCCGCTGGAACTGCCGGTCGGCGTGTTCACCGCCCTGGTGGGCGCCCCCTATCTGATGTGGCTGATCATCCGCACCCGCGGCAACCGCTCCGGAGGAACCGCGTGA
- a CDS encoding LLM class flavin-dependent oxidoreductase, protein MPPTPQPRFGIMTAPMQVHYHDVLRVWREADAIPEIEHAWLFDHLMPIGGDPDGPAYEGWTLLSALAARTRRLRIGVMVTSNRFRPPAMLAKIATTVDVVSGGRLDFGIGVGSRPGPPEAHREYAAHGLPFHGTAHAVESLAEACTVIRRLWTEDKPFDFHGTHHQLTGAFGNPKPVQRPHPPILIGGRASATLRVAAEHADLWNIPGGDIDDVVRRSALLDRYCAEIGRDPASITRSIHLSVSYEQPGATRAAIADAVAAGFHHIVLGLSAPYPADVARWVADEIITKSARPHHGHAGYRVGGSASGSGT, encoded by the coding sequence ATGCCACCCACACCCCAGCCCCGTTTCGGGATCATGACCGCCCCCATGCAGGTCCACTACCACGACGTCCTGCGGGTCTGGCGCGAGGCGGACGCGATCCCGGAGATCGAGCACGCCTGGCTGTTCGATCACCTCATGCCGATCGGCGGCGATCCGGACGGGCCGGCCTACGAGGGCTGGACGCTGCTCTCGGCCCTGGCCGCCCGGACCCGACGGCTGCGGATCGGCGTCATGGTGACCAGCAACCGCTTCCGGCCGCCCGCGATGCTGGCCAAGATCGCCACGACCGTCGACGTGGTCTCCGGCGGCCGGCTCGACTTCGGCATCGGCGTCGGCTCACGCCCCGGCCCGCCCGAGGCCCACCGCGAGTACGCGGCCCACGGCCTGCCCTTCCACGGCACCGCCCACGCCGTGGAGAGCCTCGCCGAAGCCTGCACGGTGATCCGGCGGCTGTGGACCGAGGACAAGCCGTTCGACTTCCACGGCACCCACCACCAGCTCACCGGGGCCTTCGGCAACCCCAAACCCGTCCAGCGTCCCCACCCGCCGATCCTCATCGGCGGCCGCGCCTCCGCGACGCTCCGCGTGGCCGCCGAACACGCCGACCTGTGGAACATCCCGGGCGGCGACATCGACGATGTCGTCCGCCGCAGCGCCCTCCTGGACCGCTACTGCGCCGAGATCGGCCGCGACCCCGCCTCGATCACCCGTTCGATCCACCTGTCGGTCTCCTACGAGCAGCCCGGCGCCACCCGCGCCGCGATCGCCGACGCCGTCGCCGCCGGCTTCCACCACATCGTCCTCGGCCTGTCGGCGCCCTATCCCGCCGACGTCGCGCGATGGGTCGCCGACGAGATCATCACCAAGTCGGCCCGGCCGCACCACGGCCATGCCGGGTATCGCGTCGGCGGCTCCGCGTCAGGAAGCGGGACCTGA
- a CDS encoding SCO4225 family membrane protein yields MTGTDTDSGRSLPRRSLPRRSRPAVGDIVALVYLAACVALLIWAIVVSSGEGSDGSMAAVIPLLATAPVSFVWLVLPDGAVTLVVAVVLGGVANAALISWCGRALRRGDRPDPTP; encoded by the coding sequence GTGACCGGCACCGATACCGATTCCGGCCGATCCCTGCCGCGCCGATCCCTGCCGCGCCGCTCGCGCCCCGCCGTCGGCGACATCGTCGCGCTCGTCTACCTCGCGGCCTGCGTCGCCCTACTGATCTGGGCGATCGTGGTGAGCTCCGGCGAAGGCTCGGACGGGTCCATGGCGGCCGTCATCCCCCTTCTCGCCACCGCGCCGGTCAGCTTCGTCTGGCTCGTGCTGCCGGACGGAGCCGTCACGCTCGTCGTCGCCGTCGTCCTCGGCGGAGTGGCCAACGCCGCACTCATCAGCTGGTGCGGCCGGGCCCTCCGCCGGGGCGACCGCCCGGACCCGACGCCCTGA
- a CDS encoding TetR/AcrR family transcriptional regulator — MDDSGNGDAGAGQTARAARPKRADARRNQETLLDAAAAVFVESGVEAPVRDIAVRAGVGTATIYRHFPTRADLIVAVYRHQVEACAEAGPALLSAGPTPYAALGNWIDLFVDFLVTKHGLAAALQSDDAGFEALHAYFLDRLVPVCGRLLDAAAEAGEIRSDVGAYQLMRGVGNLCIGAENNPQYDARRLVELLIAGLRRR, encoded by the coding sequence ATGGACGACAGCGGAAACGGTGACGCGGGCGCGGGACAGACGGCGCGGGCGGCCAGACCCAAGAGGGCGGACGCCCGCCGCAATCAGGAGACGCTGCTGGACGCCGCCGCCGCGGTCTTCGTCGAGTCGGGCGTCGAGGCGCCGGTGCGCGACATCGCGGTCAGGGCAGGCGTCGGTACGGCCACGATCTACCGTCACTTCCCGACGCGCGCGGATCTCATCGTCGCCGTCTACCGGCACCAGGTGGAGGCCTGCGCCGAGGCCGGCCCGGCCCTGCTGTCGGCCGGCCCCACCCCGTACGCCGCCCTGGGGAACTGGATCGACCTCTTCGTCGACTTCCTCGTCACCAAGCACGGCCTCGCCGCCGCACTCCAGTCCGACGACGCCGGCTTCGAGGCCCTCCACGCCTACTTCCTCGACCGGCTCGTGCCCGTGTGCGGCCGGCTGCTCGACGCCGCGGCCGAGGCCGGCGAGATCCGCTCCGACGTCGGCGCCTACCAGCTCATGCGCGGCGTCGGAAACCTGTGCATCGGCGCCGAGAACAACCCGCAGTACGACGCCCGCCGTCTTGTCGAACTCCTCATCGCGGGGCTGCGCCGCAGGTGA
- a CDS encoding ABC transporter substrate-binding protein, which yields MFLRHRGTTATALALAAALSLTACGGSSDGEGSGAGASAGAADKKDVAKGGKDFADAAKKTAAMGTAAKAGEWPRTIEHAMGETELKAEPKRVVVLDVGELDNVVSLGIKPVGLAPTEGSPELPSYLKKDAGSPKNVGTINSLNLEAIAALKPDLILGSQLRAADKYDELSQIAPTVFSVRPGFTWKENYLLNAAALDKTDRAKEKLAAYKAKADALGKKLGADKPTVSMVRYMPDGIVRLYANASFIGTILKDVGVPRPKNQDIEDLATEVSAENIDQADADYIFTGVYGDPKATDKSAAQSNPLWKNLSAVKSGQAYDVPDETWYLGLGVTAADEVLGDLDEHLTD from the coding sequence ATGTTCCTCCGCCACCGCGGCACCACCGCCACAGCCCTCGCTCTGGCCGCCGCGCTCTCCCTGACCGCGTGCGGCGGTTCCTCCGACGGGGAGGGGTCGGGCGCCGGGGCCTCCGCCGGGGCCGCCGACAAGAAGGACGTCGCCAAGGGCGGCAAGGACTTCGCGGACGCGGCGAAGAAGACCGCCGCGATGGGCACCGCCGCCAAGGCCGGCGAGTGGCCGCGCACCATCGAGCACGCCATGGGCGAGACGGAGTTGAAGGCCGAGCCCAAGCGTGTGGTCGTCCTCGACGTCGGCGAGCTCGACAACGTTGTTTCCCTCGGAATCAAGCCGGTCGGCCTCGCCCCGACCGAGGGCTCCCCGGAGCTGCCGTCGTACCTGAAGAAGGACGCGGGCAGCCCGAAGAACGTCGGCACGATCAACAGCCTCAACCTGGAGGCGATCGCCGCGCTGAAGCCCGACCTGATCCTCGGCAGCCAGCTGCGCGCCGCCGACAAGTACGACGAGCTGTCCCAGATCGCGCCGACCGTCTTCTCGGTGCGCCCCGGCTTCACCTGGAAGGAGAACTACCTCCTCAACGCGGCCGCCCTCGACAAGACGGACCGGGCGAAGGAGAAGCTGGCGGCCTACAAGGCGAAGGCCGACGCGCTGGGCAAGAAGCTCGGCGCCGACAAGCCGACCGTCTCGATGGTCCGTTACATGCCGGACGGCATCGTCCGCCTCTACGCCAACGCCTCGTTCATCGGCACGATCCTCAAGGACGTCGGCGTCCCGCGTCCGAAGAACCAGGACATCGAGGACCTCGCCACCGAGGTCAGCGCCGAGAACATCGACCAGGCCGACGCCGACTACATCTTCACCGGCGTCTACGGCGACCCGAAGGCCACCGACAAGTCCGCCGCCCAGAGCAACCCGCTCTGGAAGAACCTCTCCGCCGTCAAGTCCGGCCAGGCCTACGACGTCCCGGACGAGACCTGGTACCTCGGCCTCGGTGTGACCGCCGCCGACGAGGTGCTCGGCGACCTGGACGAGCACCTCACCGACTAG
- a CDS encoding DEAD/DEAH box helicase, with protein sequence MNRTARTNNSSASRARSQGTGNQTTPSRSAKNASSKNGSAKAASATNGSARAASAKNGSSKNGSARNASAKNGRSRRGGGGRPAAVGGEFALPVTVTPALPAVEAFAELDLPARLLETLGAEGVTAPFPIQAATLPNSLAGRDVLGRGRTGSGKTLAFGLALLARTSGQRAEPRHPLALVLVPTRELAQQVTDALTPYARALRLRLATVVGGMSIGRQASALRGGAEVVVATPGRLKDLIDRDDCRLDRVAITVLDEADQMADMGFMPQVTALLDQVRPDGQRLLFSATLDRNVDRLVRDYLHDPVVHSVDPSAGAVTTMDHHVLHVEDDDKHATTTEIAARDGRVIMFLDSKHGADRLAKKLLAVGVRAAALHGGKSQSQRNRALSQFKDGHITALVATNVAARGIHVDALDLVVNVDPPGDHKDYLHRGGRTARAGESGTVVTLVLPHQRREMTRLMADAGITPTTTRVRSGGTDLNRITGAQAPSGVPVVLAPPVTEERPARPASASRGRRSRPAQGRRRAPAKGNGR encoded by the coding sequence ATGAACCGCACGGCTCGTACGAACAACAGCTCCGCCTCCCGCGCCCGCTCGCAGGGGACGGGCAACCAGACCACTCCTTCCCGATCGGCCAAAAACGCTTCGTCCAAGAACGGTTCGGCGAAGGCCGCTTCCGCCACCAACGGCTCGGCGAGGGCCGCTTCCGCCAAGAACGGCTCGTCGAAGAACGGCTCTGCCAGGAACGCTTCGGCGAAGAACGGCCGGAGCCGTCGCGGTGGTGGCGGCCGTCCCGCCGCCGTCGGCGGTGAGTTCGCGCTGCCGGTCACCGTCACCCCCGCGCTGCCGGCCGTCGAGGCGTTCGCCGAACTCGACCTGCCCGCGCGGCTGCTGGAGACCCTCGGTGCCGAAGGGGTGACCGCCCCGTTCCCCATCCAGGCCGCGACGCTGCCGAACTCGCTCGCCGGCCGGGACGTCCTGGGCCGGGGCCGCACGGGCTCGGGCAAGACACTCGCCTTCGGCCTCGCCCTGCTCGCCCGTACATCGGGACAGCGGGCCGAACCCCGCCATCCGCTGGCCCTCGTCCTCGTACCCACCCGGGAACTGGCCCAGCAGGTCACCGACGCCCTCACCCCCTACGCCCGCGCCCTGCGCCTGCGGCTGGCCACCGTCGTCGGCGGCATGTCCATCGGGCGCCAGGCGAGCGCGCTGCGCGGCGGCGCCGAGGTGGTCGTCGCGACGCCCGGACGGCTCAAGGACCTCATAGACCGCGACGACTGCCGGCTTGACCGGGTCGCGATCACCGTCCTGGACGAGGCCGACCAGATGGCCGACATGGGCTTCATGCCGCAGGTGACCGCCCTGCTCGACCAGGTGCGCCCCGACGGACAGCGGCTGCTGTTCTCGGCCACCCTGGACCGCAACGTCGACCGGCTGGTCCGCGACTACCTCCACGACCCCGTCGTCCACTCGGTCGACCCGTCCGCGGGCGCCGTCACGACGATGGACCACCACGTGCTGCACGTCGAGGACGACGACAAGCACGCCACCACGACCGAGATCGCCGCCCGCGACGGCCGGGTGATCATGTTCCTGGACAGCAAGCACGGGGCGGACCGGCTGGCCAAGAAGCTGCTGGCCGTCGGGGTGCGCGCCGCAGCCCTGCACGGCGGCAAGTCGCAGTCCCAGCGGAACCGGGCCCTGTCCCAGTTCAAGGACGGTCACATCACGGCCCTGGTCGCCACCAACGTCGCGGCCCGCGGCATCCACGTCGACGCCCTCGACCTCGTCGTCAACGTCGACCCGCCCGGCGACCACAAGGACTACCTGCACCGCGGCGGCCGTACGGCCCGCGCCGGCGAGTCCGGCACCGTCGTCACCCTGGTCCTGCCGCACCAGCGCCGCGAGATGACCCGGCTGATGGCCGACGCCGGCATCACCCCGACGACCACCCGGGTGCGCTCGGGCGGCACCGACCTCAACCGCATCACCGGCGCCCAGGCCCCCTCGGGCGTGCCCGTCGTCCTCGCCCCGCCGGTCACCGAGGAACGCCCCGCACGTCCGGCCTCCGCCTCGCGCGGCCGCCGGAGCCGCCCGGCCCAGGGCCGCCGCCGCGCCCCGGCCAAGGGGAACGGCCGCTGA
- a CDS encoding tellurite resistance TerB family protein, with the protein MAMWDRIKDQAKGLQQAQGARGAGGHGRPGMGSSGSTRSGGGSKAQLVSALKSQLTSLKTELKSGAYRDASMAMCALVAAADGNVDPAERQHVESLILNNDVLQNFPADQLRQRFNKHVDQLSFNFQQGKTEAMQEIAKAAKKPTEARAVVQTGFVVAGADGFIAPAEEQVLREACAALGLSPQEFGL; encoded by the coding sequence ATGGCGATGTGGGATCGGATCAAGGACCAGGCCAAGGGTCTGCAGCAGGCGCAGGGGGCGCGGGGCGCCGGCGGGCACGGGCGGCCGGGCATGGGCTCCAGCGGGTCCACGCGGTCCGGCGGCGGCTCGAAGGCCCAGTTGGTGAGCGCGCTCAAGTCCCAGCTCACCTCCCTCAAGACGGAGCTGAAGAGCGGGGCCTACCGGGACGCCAGCATGGCCATGTGCGCCCTGGTCGCCGCCGCCGACGGAAATGTCGACCCGGCCGAGCGGCAGCACGTGGAGTCGCTGATCCTGAACAACGACGTCCTGCAGAACTTCCCGGCCGACCAACTGCGGCAGCGCTTCAACAAGCACGTCGACCAGCTCTCCTTCAACTTCCAGCAGGGCAAGACCGAGGCCATGCAGGAGATCGCCAAGGCCGCGAAGAAGCCGACGGAGGCCCGGGCGGTCGTCCAGACCGGCTTCGTGGTGGCGGGTGCGGACGGCTTCATCGCCCCGGCCGAGGAGCAGGTCCTGCGCGAGGCGTGCGCGGCACTCGGCCTGTCCCCCCAGGAGTTCGGCCTCTGA
- a CDS encoding aldo/keto reductase produces MQYRTLGRTGVQVSSLALGAMNFGRIGRTTQDEATALVDAALEAGINLIDTADMYSDGESEEMVGKAIAGRRDDIVLATKAGMPMGDERNHRGGSRRWLVTELDNSLRRLGVDHVDLYQIHRWDPATSDEETLSALTDLQRAGKIRYFGSSTFPAHRIVQAQWAAREHHLGRYVTEQPSYSILQRGIEAHVLPVTEEYGLGVLVWSPLASGWLSGAVRAGREVTTSRSAFMPERFDVTLPFNRARLDAVEQLAEVADEAGLTMIQLALGFVIAHPAVTSALIGPRTSDHLRAQLAAADTELPADVLDAIDAIVAPGTDLAAHEKYDTPPALLDPSARRR; encoded by the coding sequence ATGCAGTACCGCACCTTGGGCCGCACCGGTGTGCAGGTCAGCTCGCTCGCGCTCGGCGCGATGAACTTCGGCAGGATCGGGCGTACCACCCAGGACGAGGCCACCGCCCTCGTCGACGCCGCCCTGGAGGCGGGGATCAACCTCATCGACACCGCCGACATGTACAGCGACGGCGAGTCGGAGGAGATGGTCGGCAAGGCCATTGCCGGGCGCCGCGACGACATCGTGCTGGCCACGAAGGCGGGCATGCCGATGGGCGACGAACGCAACCACCGGGGCGGTTCGCGCCGCTGGCTGGTCACCGAGCTGGACAACAGCCTGCGCCGCCTCGGCGTCGACCACGTCGACCTCTACCAGATCCACCGCTGGGACCCGGCCACCAGTGACGAGGAGACGCTGTCGGCCCTCACCGACCTCCAACGCGCGGGAAAGATCCGTTACTTCGGCTCCTCGACGTTCCCCGCCCACCGCATCGTGCAGGCCCAGTGGGCCGCCCGCGAGCACCACCTGGGCCGTTACGTCACCGAACAGCCCAGCTACTCGATCCTGCAGCGCGGCATCGAGGCCCATGTGCTGCCCGTGACCGAGGAGTACGGACTCGGTGTGCTGGTGTGGAGCCCGCTGGCCTCGGGCTGGCTGTCGGGCGCGGTCCGCGCGGGCCGGGAGGTCACCACCAGCCGCTCGGCGTTCATGCCGGAACGCTTCGACGTCACCCTGCCCTTCAACCGGGCCAGGCTCGACGCCGTCGAACAACTGGCCGAGGTCGCCGACGAGGCGGGCCTGACCATGATCCAGCTCGCGCTCGGATTCGTGATCGCGCATCCCGCCGTGACCAGCGCGCTCATCGGCCCCCGCACGTCGGACCATCTGCGCGCGCAACTCGCCGCCGCCGACACCGAGCTCCCCGCCGACGTCCTCGACGCGATCGACGCCATCGTCGCCCCCGGCACCGACCTGGCCGCACACGAGAAGTACGACACCCCGCCCGCGCTCCTCGACCCGTCGGCGCGCCGCCGATGA
- a CDS encoding FecCD family ABC transporter permease has translation MSGVVGRRVGWLVAALLLLSLAVLLSLAVGSRTIPPSAVWDALVHGGSSDDAQVVRALRGPRTVIGVLVGVALAVAGTVLQGITRNPIAEPGILGISQGASLGVVVAIAFLGVHTLTGYVWYAFAGAAVAAVCIYAVASGGRGGASPVKLALAGAAMNAFLASVVSAILTTNARALDEFRFWDVGSISGRDATIAGQVWPFLLAGLLLVLAMARGLDALALGDDIARGLGRNVALLRATGALGATVLTGAAVAAAGPIAFIGLAVPHIARALVGPGHRLLLPMAALLGPVMLLLADVLGRIVVRPSEVPVAVMTALAGVPFLIALVRRKAVAAA, from the coding sequence ATGTCGGGAGTCGTAGGACGCCGCGTCGGCTGGTTGGTGGCCGCCCTTCTCCTGTTGTCGCTGGCCGTGCTGCTCAGCCTCGCGGTGGGCAGCCGTACGATCCCGCCCTCGGCGGTGTGGGACGCGCTGGTGCACGGCGGCAGCAGCGACGACGCCCAGGTCGTACGGGCGTTGCGGGGGCCGCGGACGGTCATCGGCGTGCTCGTCGGCGTCGCGCTGGCCGTCGCCGGCACGGTCCTGCAGGGCATCACCCGTAACCCGATCGCCGAGCCCGGCATCCTCGGCATCAGCCAGGGCGCCTCGCTGGGCGTCGTCGTCGCCATCGCCTTCCTCGGGGTGCACACCCTGACCGGGTACGTCTGGTACGCCTTCGCGGGTGCCGCGGTCGCGGCGGTCTGCATCTACGCCGTCGCGAGCGGCGGGCGCGGCGGTGCGTCGCCGGTGAAGCTGGCGCTGGCCGGGGCGGCGATGAACGCGTTCCTCGCCTCCGTCGTCTCGGCGATCCTCACCACCAACGCGCGGGCGCTGGACGAGTTCCGGTTCTGGGACGTCGGTTCGATCAGCGGGCGGGACGCGACGATCGCCGGCCAGGTCTGGCCGTTTCTGCTCGCCGGTCTGCTGCTGGTGCTGGCCATGGCCCGCGGCCTCGACGCGCTCGCGCTGGGCGACGACATAGCCCGGGGACTCGGCCGCAACGTCGCCCTGTTGCGGGCGACCGGCGCCCTGGGCGCGACCGTCCTGACGGGCGCCGCGGTCGCCGCGGCCGGACCCATCGCCTTCATCGGCCTCGCCGTACCGCACATCGCCCGCGCCCTCGTCGGCCCCGGCCACCGTCTGCTGCTGCCGATGGCCGCACTGCTCGGCCCGGTGATGCTGCTCCTCGCCGACGTCCTCGGCCGGATCGTCGTACGGCCCTCGGAGGTACCGGTGGCCGTCATGACCGCGCTGGCGGGTGTGCCGTTCCTGATCGCGCTGGTGCGCAGGAAGGCGGTGGCGGCGGCATGA
- a CDS encoding cold-shock protein yields MASGTVKWFNAEKGFGFIEQEGGGPDVFAHYSNIATQGFRELQEGQKVTFDVTQGQKGPQAENIVPA; encoded by the coding sequence ATGGCATCTGGCACCGTGAAGTGGTTCAACGCGGAAAAGGGCTTCGGCTTCATCGAGCAGGAGGGTGGCGGCCCGGACGTGTTCGCCCACTACTCGAACATCGCCACCCAGGGCTTCCGCGAGCTTCAGGAGGGCCAGAAGGTGACCTTCGACGTTACGCAGGGCCAGAAGGGCCCGCAGGCCGAGAACATCGTTCCCGCCTGA